A window of Sphingobacterium sp. SRCM116780 contains these coding sequences:
- the nrdI gene encoding class Ib ribonucleoside-diphosphate reductase assembly flavoprotein NrdI, with the protein MNTTIYYESKTNNVRRFIDKIRAKRPHWQFSNIVDVQHSIHEYGHLVTYTASMGECPKLSLHFASLNSKYLLSVSVSGNRNFGHDFALSADIITQEFAIPTLLKFELSGFKEDVSHFIAGIEKLENTFKK; encoded by the coding sequence ATGAATACGACTATTTACTACGAAAGTAAGACAAATAATGTTCGGCGGTTTATCGACAAGATAAGAGCCAAACGACCCCATTGGCAATTTAGCAATATTGTAGATGTTCAACATTCTATCCATGAATATGGACATTTGGTAACCTATACAGCATCAATGGGTGAATGTCCAAAACTATCACTTCATTTTGCATCACTTAACAGTAAATATTTATTGTCCGTTTCGGTCTCCGGCAATAGAAATTTCGGTCATGATTTTGCCTTATCAGCAGACATCATAACACAAGAGTTTGCTATACCGACATTATTGAAATTTGAACTGTCTGGCTTTAAAGAAGATGTTTCACACTTTATTGCTGGTATAGAAAAATTAGAAAATACCTTCAAAAAATAA
- a CDS encoding VOC family protein, with protein MRTINPWINFNGNAEEAFTFYKSVFGGEFTKIIRFKDLSSPEFQVAEKDANKIMTIVLPIGKHNVLIANDVPEFMGRVNENENRSKISISAESREEADRLFNGLSAGGNIEGPIDDSPWGTYAGMFRDKYGIEWIVEFDPNDNERV; from the coding sequence ATGAGAACAATCAATCCCTGGATCAACTTCAATGGAAATGCTGAAGAAGCATTCACTTTTTACAAATCAGTTTTTGGCGGAGAGTTCACAAAGATTATTCGTTTCAAAGACCTTTCAAGCCCTGAATTTCAGGTAGCAGAAAAAGATGCAAATAAAATAATGACCATTGTTTTGCCTATAGGAAAACACAATGTGTTAATCGCTAATGATGTTCCTGAATTTATGGGACGGGTAAACGAAAACGAAAACAGGTCTAAAATATCAATCAGTGCAGAAAGTCGTGAAGAAGCAGACAGACTTTTTAACGGACTGTCAGCAGGTGGAAATATTGAAGGACCTATTGACGACAGTCCTTGGGGTACATATGCTGGAATGTTTAGAGACAAATATGGTATTGAATGGATTGTGGAATTTGACCCAAATGATAACGAGCGAGTTTAA
- a CDS encoding lipocalin family protein, translating into MQNLLSFLFIAYTALSSSICFGQSTSILANENGLVLQYKKLDKIGSRYDEYCKTTFDIYQVEGTVINNNSDKAAMVTAILSFEGQACNKIYSNDGPPGGEVINKLFNLDIAHLTKHQTQYWVNRFVHLLPNDNMVATGYVEVKQGEQVPEPSKYFTYELIPSKGNETNSKTEGTATVDPSEKTAISTTGEDNHSKLIVGTWTITEDVYVYKDGKEVQRGELFQSFVFRADGSGRDIGNGEEYDFKYFISGNKINLVYNDGEKSASEIVRLDGSILIFKFNFPDEDNTGIASQVSTFKKEEK; encoded by the coding sequence ATGCAAAATCTACTTAGCTTTTTATTTATAGCATATACAGCACTAAGCTCGTCAATATGCTTTGGTCAGTCAACATCAATACTTGCCAACGAAAACGGACTTGTATTACAATACAAAAAATTGGATAAAATAGGTAGCCGGTATGATGAATACTGTAAAACTACTTTTGATATTTATCAGGTAGAAGGAACTGTCATAAACAATAACAGTGATAAAGCTGCCATGGTTACAGCAATTTTAAGTTTTGAAGGTCAGGCCTGTAATAAGATCTATAGCAATGATGGACCTCCAGGTGGAGAGGTTATTAATAAGCTGTTTAATCTAGATATTGCTCACCTGACGAAACATCAAACCCAATACTGGGTCAATAGATTTGTTCATCTTCTACCGAATGATAATATGGTAGCTACGGGTTACGTAGAGGTAAAGCAAGGAGAACAGGTCCCTGAGCCTAGTAAATACTTTACCTATGAACTAATTCCTTCTAAAGGGAATGAAACAAATAGTAAAACCGAAGGTACCGCTACTGTTGACCCGTCTGAAAAAACTGCTATTTCAACCACAGGAGAAGACAACCATTCTAAACTTATTGTTGGAACATGGACTATTACTGAAGATGTATATGTATATAAAGATGGTAAGGAAGTTCAAAGAGGTGAATTATTTCAATCTTTTGTATTTAGAGCTGATGGAAGCGGAAGAGATATTGGAAATGGTGAAGAATATGACTTTAAATATTTTATATCTGGTAATAAGATTAATTTGGTCTATAATGATGGTGAAAAATCAGCTAGTGAAATAGTGAGACTGGATGGCTCGATCTTGATTTTTAAATTCAATTTTCCAGATGAAGATAATACTGGAATAGCTTCTCAAGTTTCAACTTTTAAAAAAGAAGAAAAATAG
- a CDS encoding lipocalin family protein, with protein sequence MQNLLSFLFIAYTTLSSSICFGQSTSILANENGLVLQYKKLDKIGSRYDEYCKTTFDIYQVEGTVINNNSDKAAMVTAILSFEGQACNKIYSNDAPAGGEVINKMFNLDIAHLTKHQTQYWVNRYVHLLPNDSMIARGYVEVKQGEQVPDPDKYFTYELIPSQNTSSTVNVEGKTSANQPVKPDNNTSKYNSLILGEWYFNSLTYEDENGKEVVETDNSGKYVIKSDGTAIQIAYDKKYNIRWEISENEIHFIYEDGLKIIREILQLDNKRMVLQGASESVMGFMKFTYTKK encoded by the coding sequence ATGCAAAATCTACTTAGCTTTTTATTTATAGCATATACAACACTGAGCTCGTCAATATGTTTTGGTCAGTCAACATCAATACTTGCCAACGAAAACGGACTTGTATTACAATACAAAAAATTGGATAAAATAGGTAGCCGGTATGATGAATACTGTAAAACTACTTTTGATATTTATCAGGTAGAAGGAACTGTTATAAACAACAACAGTGATAAAGCTGCCATGGTTACAGCAATTTTAAGTTTTGAAGGTCAGGCCTGTAATAAGATCTATAGCAATGATGCACCCGCAGGTGGAGAGGTTATTAATAAGATGTTTAATCTCGATATTGCTCACCTGACGAAACATCAAACCCAATACTGGGTCAATAGATATGTTCATCTTCTACCAAACGATAGTATGATAGCTAGAGGCTATGTGGAAGTAAAGCAAGGAGAGCAGGTCCCTGATCCTGATAAATACTTTACCTATGAACTGATTCCATCGCAAAATACCAGCTCAACTGTCAATGTTGAAGGAAAAACCTCTGCAAACCAACCTGTAAAGCCAGATAATAATACCTCAAAATACAATTCACTCATTTTAGGGGAGTGGTATTTTAATAGTTTGACATATGAAGATGAGAACGGAAAAGAAGTCGTAGAAACTGATAACTCTGGAAAATATGTGATTAAATCTGATGGTACCGCTATTCAAATTGCATACGATAAAAAATACAACATTAGATGGGAAATATCGGAAAACGAAATTCATTTCATATATGAAGATGGCCTTAAAATAATTCGTGAAATATTACAGTTGGACAATAAAAGAATGGTTTTGCAGGGCGCTTCGGAATCAGTAATGGGCTTTATGAAATTTACCTATACCAAAAAGTAA
- a CDS encoding P-loop NTPase fold protein, with protein sequence MEDNSKTDNNYTFLTNQPLGEDLFKNKSQEKIASVISSKIINEEKFKIIGIDGTWGSGKSNLVHLIEKKVKNTHSFFIYDVWGHQEDEQRKAILVELTEFIKIEEGLLKQNGNNWESKLKVLLANSKETITINQPYLSVGFIFSLLSIIYIPSVNVFKDDVSSYFEITSILGKVLLVMAPILIVIGIYLYNYFKNWLCNGKGFSSSFRISAEETFQVYTNKQKEETKIETISENQPSVRDFQKWMEEIDNDLNKKIVIVFDNFDRLPKKHILNIWSSIHIFFAEKEYKNIKVILPFDREHVQNAFSELNGSDKNKTFGDDYVNKTFDIVFRVTLPIMSDWKQFFENQWKKAFSSFDKDELQLVIQVYEFLSKKNTPREIIAFINEVLTIKLLDKAFKERYVAVFVLKKDEILEDPLKAITILDYLDGLKSIYHNDPDFAKQITAITYHIDVDEALELIYTQELIDSLNKNDIEKLNSICNSDFADSIFISALSDIQVLDNPIKALSKIDDESKISKLLVRQAWKKFYYQALHSKTIIEKLIIEDWQLVLIENYSDEEYLNNLLQNYNQLLTDSNVLEYVALLDLMVTRLGHNRIYLLLKSKDINAANLVELINQKGSEFKDYKLSAFGTSVDQYLSEQIIDVLLELKHSEVICDNFKLPKYKELLQTKFTAFVDQNNIEKANDVLIKLKELDKGQNARLADLLDENQIHTLYINNPSSSLPIINDLIAMRIAEGTNFHRTYKPSFEAILEREDVEMAKNVGETLLNYTSYGDLLLNSEYFKDFNLFKNSLLYIFSSSINREIKNVPAIITDQYSKLKESLDIEGSKLLKEINNNHIDFSLIVLNELDDSFIQDCFNFREFQISNDFIKQFNIQFQNLNQDGLKMIFDKGDDIYFKYFDNVDSDLLTQQSLDVFKECFLLKIEQEKINEKWYKILGKYESNNSYLSVVNTLKDLRDKFLNNNPEIDLTTAQYLLTLFIKYGLLDVNTDVFRTIIKNNFLNYDEFVNILIKESDFVKKFYQNSPNSKKEDFRNIINELRSSKPKIEDLAKIIGMRKPKDKDGNE encoded by the coding sequence ATGGAAGATAATTCTAAAACTGATAATAATTATACTTTTTTAACGAATCAACCGCTAGGTGAAGATTTATTCAAGAACAAATCCCAAGAAAAAATTGCTTCAGTAATTAGTTCGAAAATTATAAATGAAGAAAAATTCAAAATTATAGGGATAGACGGAACCTGGGGATCTGGAAAAAGCAATTTAGTTCATCTAATTGAGAAAAAAGTTAAGAATACTCATTCATTTTTCATATATGACGTTTGGGGACATCAAGAAGATGAGCAAAGGAAAGCAATCCTTGTTGAATTGACAGAATTTATAAAAATTGAAGAGGGACTTTTAAAGCAAAATGGAAATAATTGGGAATCAAAACTTAAGGTCCTTTTGGCAAATTCTAAAGAGACCATTACGATAAATCAACCATATCTAAGTGTAGGATTTATTTTTAGTTTATTATCAATTATATATATACCTTCTGTAAATGTTTTCAAAGACGATGTATCGTCCTATTTCGAGATTACATCCATATTGGGAAAAGTCCTTTTGGTTATGGCACCAATACTTATTGTAATTGGTATTTATTTATATAACTATTTCAAAAACTGGTTATGTAATGGTAAAGGATTTTCGTCATCGTTTCGAATCTCTGCAGAAGAAACTTTTCAAGTTTATACAAATAAACAAAAAGAAGAAACTAAAATTGAAACAATTTCAGAAAACCAACCCTCTGTTCGAGATTTTCAAAAATGGATGGAAGAAATTGATAATGATCTAAATAAAAAAATTGTAATAGTTTTTGACAATTTCGACAGATTGCCAAAAAAGCATATTTTAAATATATGGTCCTCAATTCACATATTCTTTGCTGAAAAAGAATATAAAAATATTAAAGTCATTTTACCTTTCGATAGGGAACATGTTCAAAATGCATTTAGTGAATTAAATGGATCAGATAAAAATAAAACATTTGGCGATGATTATGTAAATAAAACATTTGATATCGTATTTAGAGTTACACTTCCTATCATGTCAGACTGGAAGCAATTTTTTGAAAATCAATGGAAAAAAGCTTTTTCAAGTTTTGATAAGGATGAATTACAACTGGTAATCCAAGTATATGAGTTTTTAAGTAAAAAGAATACACCAAGAGAGATTATTGCATTCATTAATGAAGTTCTAACAATAAAGCTTTTAGATAAAGCCTTTAAAGAAAGATATGTAGCAGTGTTCGTGCTAAAAAAAGATGAAATATTGGAAGATCCATTAAAGGCTATTACGATATTAGATTATCTTGATGGTTTGAAATCTATATACCATAATGATCCTGATTTTGCGAAACAAATTACAGCCATTACATACCATATTGATGTAGATGAAGCTTTAGAGTTAATTTATACTCAAGAACTTATAGATTCATTAAATAAAAATGATATTGAGAAATTGAATTCAATCTGCAATTCTGATTTTGCAGATTCTATTTTTATTTCAGCATTATCAGATATTCAAGTTCTGGATAATCCTATTAAAGCATTGTCAAAAATTGATGACGAATCCAAGATTTCAAAATTACTTGTAAGACAAGCATGGAAAAAATTCTATTATCAAGCCTTACACAGTAAAACTATAATTGAAAAGTTAATAATTGAAGATTGGCAATTAGTACTGATAGAAAATTATAGTGACGAGGAATATTTAAATAATCTTTTGCAAAACTATAATCAATTATTGACAGATTCAAATGTATTGGAATATGTTGCTCTATTAGATTTAATGGTTACAAGGTTAGGACATAACAGAATTTATCTTCTATTAAAATCTAAAGATATCAATGCCGCAAATCTTGTTGAATTAATTAACCAAAAAGGCAGTGAATTTAAAGATTATAAATTATCTGCATTTGGCACTTCTGTTGATCAATATTTATCTGAACAAATTATTGATGTGTTATTAGAACTTAAACATTCAGAAGTAATATGTGACAATTTTAAGCTACCTAAATATAAAGAATTGTTACAAACAAAATTTACAGCCTTTGTTGATCAAAATAATATCGAAAAAGCAAATGATGTCCTTATCAAACTTAAAGAATTAGATAAAGGCCAAAATGCAAGACTGGCAGATCTACTCGACGAAAATCAGATACATACGCTTTATATAAATAATCCCTCTTCTTCTTTACCAATAATAAATGATCTCATAGCAATGAGAATAGCTGAGGGTACAAATTTTCATCGAACTTATAAACCTAGTTTTGAAGCCATACTTGAAAGGGAAGATGTTGAAATGGCAAAGAATGTAGGAGAAACATTGCTTAATTATACTTCATATGGTGATCTTTTGTTAAATAGCGAATATTTTAAAGATTTTAATTTATTTAAAAATTCTTTACTTTATATCTTTTCAAGTTCAATAAATAGAGAAATTAAAAACGTTCCTGCAATAATAACTGATCAATATTCAAAACTGAAAGAGTCCTTAGATATAGAAGGTAGCAAACTGTTAAAAGAGATAAATAACAATCATATTGACTTTTCGTTAATTGTATTAAATGAATTAGATGACAGCTTTATACAGGATTGTTTTAATTTTAGAGAGTTTCAGATCTCTAATGATTTTATAAAGCAATTCAATATTCAATTTCAAAATTTAAATCAGGATGGATTAAAAATGATATTTGATAAAGGAGATGATATTTATTTTAAATACTTTGATAATGTGGATTCTGATTTATTAACCCAACAATCCTTGGACGTGTTCAAAGAATGTTTTCTATTAAAAATTGAACAGGAAAAAATAAATGAAAAATGGTACAAGATTTTAGGAAAATATGAATCAAATAATTCTTATTTGTCTGTTGTTAATACACTTAAAGATCTAAGAGATAAATTTTTAAATAATAATCCAGAAATAGATTTAACTACCGCACAATATTTATTAACTCTTTTTATTAAATACGGACTTTTGGATGTTAATACTGATGTTTTTAGAACAATTATTAAAAACAACTTTTTAAATTATGATGAATTCGTAAATATTTTAATTAAGGAATCTGATTTCGTAAAGAAATTTTATCAGAATTCTCCAAATTCAAAAAAAGAAGATTTCAGAAATATAATTAATGAGTTAAGATCCTCAAAACCGAAGATTGAAGATTTAGCGAAAATTATTGGAATGAGAAAGCCTAAGGACAAAGATGGTAATGAATAA
- a CDS encoding M13 family metallopeptidase, whose product MVNKKLWSLLPLAALAFGCQSNTSSDQKQAERTVFFDVSGMDTTVNPGDNFFMYANGKWIKNTVIPASESGWGSFYILNDENLQKLHGILEKAAKSNSSKGSDQQKVGDFYTSGMDTVTIEKLGIKPIEEKLKKIDGLKSIEELIAYSADGFKEGDGDLFSFYIAADDRISNKNAATFVQGGLNLPEASYYLDQDDKAKKIREVYTNYLTKLFTLAGNQTTAKAAAESVLKLETAIAKSHLSPVELRDPIKNYNKVAVTAFQQQTPNLKWNDILNRLAIKTDTLLVQQPKFYVALNNLLKSESLDTWKLKLKADVLNSSATALTKDFRDASFELYGKTLNGQKEQKERWKLMVTTVDGSLGEVLGKLFTDEYFKPEAKKRMIELVNNLELAYRERIEKLDWMTPETKKKAIEKLEAFTKKIGYPDKWKDYSDVEINKDTYYANLQSASRHAYQEMINKMGKPVDKAEWLMTTPTVNAYYNPPYNEIVFPAGILQFPFFDANADDAINYGAIGAVIGHEMTHGFDDQGRQYDKEGNLKDWWTPEDAAKFTTKASQVASLYDSFTLLDNQHVNGKLTLGENLADIGGLNIAFDAFKKTKQGKESTKIDGFTPDQRFFLGFAQVWRVKNSDERMRMRLKVDPHSPEEFRINGPLYHMEAFYQAFHIPKTAKMYVAPEKRVAVW is encoded by the coding sequence ATGGTAAATAAAAAACTGTGGTCCTTATTACCACTTGCAGCCTTAGCATTTGGTTGCCAATCCAATACAAGTTCTGATCAAAAGCAAGCAGAGCGAACGGTATTTTTTGATGTGTCTGGAATGGATACAACCGTGAATCCTGGGGATAACTTCTTTATGTATGCCAATGGGAAATGGATTAAGAATACGGTTATTCCTGCTTCAGAGTCTGGTTGGGGATCATTCTATATCTTAAATGATGAAAACTTACAGAAGCTTCACGGTATTTTAGAGAAAGCTGCAAAATCAAATAGCAGCAAAGGAAGTGATCAACAGAAAGTAGGTGATTTCTATACCAGTGGAATGGATACCGTAACCATCGAGAAATTGGGTATTAAACCAATCGAAGAAAAACTGAAAAAGATTGACGGTCTAAAATCAATAGAGGAACTGATTGCCTATAGTGCCGATGGTTTTAAAGAAGGGGATGGGGACTTGTTCTCATTTTATATTGCTGCTGATGATCGAATCAGCAATAAAAACGCAGCTACTTTTGTACAAGGGGGATTAAATCTTCCTGAGGCGAGTTATTATTTGGATCAAGATGATAAAGCGAAGAAAATCAGGGAAGTTTATACCAACTACTTGACCAAATTATTTACATTGGCTGGTAATCAAACTACAGCTAAGGCAGCTGCTGAATCTGTTTTGAAACTAGAAACAGCAATAGCAAAATCACATTTAAGTCCTGTTGAATTACGTGATCCGATTAAGAATTACAATAAAGTAGCAGTAACAGCATTTCAACAACAAACACCTAATCTGAAATGGAATGATATTCTGAATAGATTAGCGATAAAAACGGATACTTTATTGGTGCAGCAACCAAAGTTTTATGTTGCTTTGAATAACTTGCTGAAATCTGAATCGCTAGATACATGGAAACTGAAATTGAAAGCTGATGTATTGAATTCCTCAGCCACAGCTTTAACAAAAGATTTTCGGGATGCTAGCTTTGAACTATACGGTAAAACCTTAAATGGTCAAAAAGAACAGAAAGAACGTTGGAAACTGATGGTAACGACTGTTGATGGAAGTCTAGGTGAAGTGTTGGGTAAATTATTTACGGATGAATATTTCAAACCTGAGGCGAAAAAGAGAATGATCGAGTTGGTGAACAATTTAGAACTTGCTTATCGTGAGCGTATTGAAAAATTAGATTGGATGACACCAGAAACAAAGAAAAAGGCAATTGAAAAATTAGAGGCTTTTACCAAAAAGATCGGTTATCCGGATAAATGGAAAGATTATTCAGATGTTGAAATTAATAAGGACACCTATTATGCTAATTTACAATCGGCTTCACGTCATGCTTATCAAGAGATGATTAACAAGATGGGAAAACCAGTTGATAAGGCAGAATGGTTGATGACAACACCAACAGTCAATGCTTATTACAATCCTCCTTATAACGAGATTGTATTCCCTGCAGGAATTTTACAATTCCCATTCTTCGATGCAAATGCTGATGATGCGATCAATTATGGCGCTATTGGAGCGGTGATTGGACATGAAATGACGCATGGTTTTGATGATCAAGGTCGTCAATATGATAAAGAAGGAAACCTGAAAGATTGGTGGACGCCAGAAGATGCTGCGAAATTTACGACGAAAGCCAGCCAAGTAGCTTCGCTTTATGATAGCTTCACGCTGCTGGATAATCAACATGTAAATGGTAAATTGACCTTAGGCGAAAATTTAGCAGATATTGGTGGACTAAACATTGCATTTGATGCTTTCAAGAAAACAAAACAAGGAAAAGAATCAACTAAAATAGATGGTTTTACACCAGATCAACGTTTCTTTTTGGGTTTCGCGCAAGTATGGCGGGTGAAAAATAGTGATGAAAGAATGCGTATGCGCTTGAAAGTAGATCCACATAGTCCAGAGGAGTTTCGTATCAATGGACCTCTGTATCATATGGAAGCTTTTTATCAGGCATTTCATATTCCTAAGACGGCAAAGATGTATGTAGCACCAGAAAAAAGGGTAGCAGTTTGGTAA
- the rplU gene encoding 50S ribosomal protein L21: MYAIVNIAGQQFKVAKDQFLFVHRLQGDEGASIEFDNVLLAEDGGKFTVGTPNVAGAKISAKILSHLKGDKVIVFKKKRRKGYKKKNGHRQQFTKIQITGITL, encoded by the coding sequence ATGTACGCAATAGTAAATATAGCAGGACAGCAATTCAAGGTTGCAAAAGACCAATTTCTTTTTGTTCACCGTTTACAAGGAGATGAAGGCGCTAGTATTGAATTTGACAATGTATTGTTAGCAGAAGATGGTGGTAAATTCACAGTCGGTACTCCGAACGTGGCAGGTGCTAAAATTTCGGCTAAAATTTTGTCTCATTTAAAAGGTGATAAAGTTATCGTTTTCAAGAAAAAACGTCGTAAAGGCTACAAAAAGAAAAACGGTCACCGTCAACAATTCACTAAAATCCAGATCACTGGTATTACATTATAA
- the rpmA gene encoding 50S ribosomal protein L27 yields the protein MAHKKGAGSSKNGRESHSKRLGIKIFGGQAAIAGNIIVRQRGTNHNPDLNVGIGKDHTLFALVDGKVVFRKKANNKSYVSVIPTEQA from the coding sequence ATGGCACATAAAAAAGGTGCGGGTAGTTCTAAGAACGGCCGTGAGTCACACTCGAAACGTTTAGGTATCAAAATCTTCGGTGGTCAAGCTGCTATCGCTGGTAACATCATCGTTCGCCAACGTGGTACAAATCACAATCCTGACTTAAATGTTGGTATTGGTAAAGATCATACATTGTTCGCTTTAGTTGACGGTAAAGTAGTTTTCCGTAAAAAAGCAAACAATAAATCTTATGTATCTGTAATCCCTACAGAACAAGCATAA
- a CDS encoding formylglycine-generating enzyme family protein → MSSASLAQQKLENYVQEIKGTKLTFDMVAIPAGVFKQGSDVKPDEKPIHEVKIDPFWIGKYEVTWNLFEPFLYKDYELTQSIEGKIAPEVDAVTRPTKPYLDMTFGMGKEGHPALAMTHYNAIQFCKWLYIRTGVFYRLPTEAEWEYACRAGSDQAYSFGNDATQLDQYAWHKGNSEGKTHLVGQKKPNAWGLFDMHGNVSEWTFDQYIADYYQQFAGKVASNPVAVPTTLYPNSVRGGSFDSEAVDLRSAARLASDPFWKQLDPQIPKSNWWFPEAPFVGMRLVRPVNPPSHEEILAYYDKAPIKDY, encoded by the coding sequence ATGTCCAGTGCCTCGTTGGCACAACAGAAGTTGGAAAACTACGTACAGGAGATAAAAGGCACAAAATTGACATTTGACATGGTTGCTATTCCTGCTGGAGTTTTTAAACAAGGCAGTGATGTGAAACCAGATGAAAAACCTATTCATGAAGTGAAAATTGATCCTTTCTGGATCGGTAAATATGAAGTTACCTGGAATTTGTTTGAACCTTTCCTGTATAAAGATTATGAGTTGACACAAAGCATTGAAGGAAAGATTGCGCCTGAAGTGGATGCGGTCACTCGTCCAACAAAACCTTATTTGGATATGACCTTTGGTATGGGGAAAGAAGGGCATCCTGCTTTGGCGATGACCCATTACAATGCGATTCAATTCTGTAAATGGTTGTATATACGTACAGGTGTATTTTATCGCTTGCCGACTGAAGCGGAATGGGAGTATGCTTGTCGTGCTGGAAGTGATCAAGCTTATAGTTTTGGAAACGATGCAACACAGCTGGATCAATATGCTTGGCATAAAGGAAATAGTGAAGGTAAAACACATTTAGTCGGGCAGAAAAAACCAAATGCATGGGGATTATTTGATATGCATGGAAATGTTTCCGAATGGACTTTTGATCAATATATAGCTGATTATTACCAACAGTTTGCTGGTAAAGTGGCTAGTAATCCAGTGGCAGTTCCCACGACATTATATCCCAATAGTGTAAGAGGAGGTTCTTTTGATAGTGAGGCGGTAGATTTGAGAAGTGCAGCTAGGCTGGCTTCTGATCCTTTTTGGAAACAATTGGATCCACAGATTCCTAAAAGTAATTGGTGGTTTCCAGAAGCTCCTTTCGTGGGGATGCGGTTAGTAAGACCCGTTAACCCACCATCGCATGAAGAAATATTAGCTTATTATGATAAAGCTCCAATTAAAGATTATTAA
- a CDS encoding Gfo/Idh/MocA family oxidoreductase codes for MEKFERRDFLKTTAAIAGGTVLSAMPLTGAFAAGSDVIKVALIGCGGRGTGATFDALSSGFNIKIVALADAFKDNLESTYKTLKDKWQDKIDVSENHKFVGFDAYKEAIKVADVVILATPPGFRPIHFEEAVRQGKHIFMEKPVAVDIPGIRKVLAAAEIAKKKKLNVVVGLQRRYQTNYREAIKRIHDGAIGDVVAGQVYWNSGGVWVRPRKPGQTEMEYQMRNWYYFNWLCGDHIVEQHVHNIDIANWVKGAYPVRIQGTGSRAHRTGKEYGEIYDNFALELTYADNSVVYSQCAHFEGVTNRVDEQFQATKGRVYLSGGGQAVLYDAKGNEIYRHDPKGNPNPYQQEHKELFEAISKGEYKFNNAEYGAYSTLTGIIGRIACYTGTVIKWDAALQSNIDIMPTNYAWDALPKLLPKEDGFYPVAIPGQNTNLYI; via the coding sequence ATGGAAAAATTTGAACGTCGTGATTTTTTAAAAACGACAGCAGCGATCGCTGGAGGAACCGTTTTGAGCGCAATGCCCTTAACAGGAGCATTTGCCGCAGGAAGTGATGTGATTAAAGTCGCATTGATTGGTTGCGGAGGTCGTGGTACCGGAGCAACTTTTGATGCCTTAAGCTCAGGATTCAATATCAAAATAGTAGCACTTGCTGATGCATTCAAAGATAATCTGGAGAGTACTTATAAAACATTAAAGGATAAATGGCAAGATAAAATTGATGTTTCGGAGAATCATAAATTTGTTGGCTTTGATGCCTACAAAGAAGCCATTAAAGTAGCAGATGTTGTTATTTTGGCAACTCCTCCAGGATTCCGCCCTATTCATTTTGAAGAAGCTGTACGTCAAGGTAAACATATATTTATGGAGAAACCAGTTGCTGTGGATATCCCGGGGATCCGGAAGGTGTTAGCTGCTGCTGAAATCGCTAAAAAGAAAAAACTAAACGTTGTTGTTGGTCTTCAGAGAAGATATCAAACAAACTATAGAGAGGCAATTAAAAGAATTCATGATGGTGCTATTGGTGATGTTGTGGCCGGACAGGTATACTGGAATAGTGGCGGTGTGTGGGTGAGACCTCGTAAACCAGGACAAACGGAGATGGAGTATCAGATGCGTAATTGGTATTATTTTAACTGGTTATGTGGTGATCATATTGTAGAGCAACATGTGCATAATATTGATATTGCTAATTGGGTGAAAGGTGCTTATCCAGTACGCATTCAAGGAACAGGTAGTCGTGCCCATCGTACAGGCAAAGAATATGGTGAAATCTATGATAATTTTGCATTAGAACTTACTTATGCGGATAACTCGGTGGTTTATAGCCAATGTGCACACTTCGAAGGAGTGACCAACCGTGTGGATGAGCAGTTTCAAGCAACCAAAGGAAGGGTGTATCTTTCTGGAGGCGGACAAGCTGTTCTTTATGATGCAAAAGGCAATGAAATCTATCGTCATGATCCGAAAGGGAATCCGAATCCTTACCAACAAGAGCATAAAGAATTGTTTGAAGCCATTTCGAAAGGTGAATACAAATTTAATAATGCTGAATATGGCGCATATAGTACATTAACCGGTATCATTGGCCGTATCGCTTGTTATACAGGTACAGTAATCAAATGGGATGCTGCCCTGCAATCGAATATTGATATTATGCCGACCAATTATGCATGGGATGCATTGCCGAAGCTGCTGCCAAAAGAAGATGGTTTCTACCCGGTAGCAATACCAGGTCAGAATACAAATTTATACATTTAA